A single window of Methanoregula sp. DNA harbors:
- a CDS encoding putative dsRNA-binding protein, protein MDMDSGNNTGPDFERLEFLGDRVLNLIISEYLYRNYPTLSEGEMTKRMVVVSNAYLDMIVPDFRPFIDKCSPGFLLHRRGQVTAVTSDDFEAWIGMLYLSEGILRVKESVLMLMSEEIDRFDPERNYIGILQEYFQRHGDAPPQYELIRSDGPPHKPTFTFQVALADGRCGVGSGGNKTGAKQEAARLALEHLAAKPV, encoded by the coding sequence ATGGATATGGATTCAGGCAACAATACCGGGCCGGATTTTGAGCGACTGGAGTTCCTCGGAGATCGCGTCCTTAACCTTATTATCTCCGAGTACCTCTACCGGAATTATCCCACACTCTCGGAAGGGGAGATGACAAAGAGGATGGTGGTGGTTTCAAATGCATATCTCGACATGATTGTGCCGGATTTCAGGCCGTTTATTGACAAATGTTCTCCTGGTTTTTTATTGCATAGGCGGGGGCAGGTCACAGCTGTCACATCAGATGATTTTGAGGCATGGATCGGCATGCTTTATCTTTCCGAGGGGATCTTAAGGGTGAAAGAATCTGTTCTGATGCTGATGTCAGAGGAGATCGATCGATTCGATCCTGAACGAAATTATATCGGCATCCTTCAGGAATATTTTCAGAGGCATGGAGATGCTCCCCCTCAGTATGAATTGATACGTTCTGACGGCCCCCCTCACAAGCCGACATTTACGTTTCAGGTCGCGCTTGCCGACGGGCGGTGCGGTGTAGGAAGTGGCGGAAATAAAACAGGTGCAAAGCAGGAAGCCGCCCGCCTTGCGCTGGAACACCTCGCGGCTAAACCCGTATAG
- a CDS encoding ferredoxin:thioredoxin reductase, producing MKNSNKVRDTMPDEDTSGADMLKWAKGYAQQHNLVLNPDEKQLATVIRGLVRNREKFGHKYCPCRLRSGDEEKDRAIECPCVYHTDEIANEGSCHCKLYFKKD from the coding sequence ATGAAGAATTCTAATAAAGTTCGCGATACCATGCCGGATGAAGATACTTCCGGAGCGGATATGCTGAAATGGGCGAAGGGCTATGCACAGCAGCATAACCTTGTCCTTAACCCGGATGAAAAACAGCTTGCGACGGTGATCCGTGGGCTTGTCAGGAACAGGGAAAAGTTCGGGCACAAGTACTGTCCCTGCCGGCTCCGCAGCGGGGACGAGGAGAAAGACCGGGCGATCGAGTGCCCGTGCGTGTACCATACGGACGAGATCGCAAACGAAGGCAGCTGCCACTGCAAGCTCTACTTTAAAAAAGACTGA
- a CDS encoding phosphoribosylaminoimidazolesuccinocarboxamide synthase: MKQRELLYEGKAKSVYRTEKKGRLIVRFRDDITAFDGSKKDVLEDKGSYNARVSAFFFEYLEKHGIKTHFVSMIDDCTMVVRELAMIPFEVIVRNVAAGSIVRNYPIKEGTKLDPPVIVIDYKDDTRHDPMLNDDIIAALRLCTPAELKKIKNTALKVNDLLFSLLAEQGITLVDFKMEFGRQGKVIYLGDEISMDSMRLWDKKTGESLDKDVYRFDKGDVMATYNRVAKRIIE, translated from the coding sequence GTGAAGCAGCGCGAACTGTTATACGAGGGCAAGGCGAAGTCCGTGTACCGCACGGAAAAAAAAGGCAGGCTGATCGTCAGGTTCCGTGACGACATCACAGCATTTGACGGCAGTAAAAAGGATGTGCTGGAGGATAAGGGCAGTTACAATGCCCGCGTCTCCGCATTCTTTTTTGAATACCTTGAAAAGCACGGGATAAAGACCCATTTTGTGAGCATGATTGACGACTGCACCATGGTCGTGCGGGAACTTGCCATGATCCCGTTCGAGGTGATTGTCCGGAACGTTGCTGCAGGGTCGATTGTCCGCAACTACCCGATAAAAGAGGGTACAAAACTCGATCCGCCCGTCATTGTCATTGATTACAAGGACGACACCCGGCACGACCCGATGCTCAACGACGACATTATTGCCGCCCTCAGGCTCTGCACCCCGGCAGAACTCAAAAAGATCAAGAATACGGCACTCAAAGTCAACGACCTGCTCTTTTCCCTTCTTGCAGAACAGGGCATCACGCTCGTTGACTTCAAGATGGAGTTTGGCAGGCAGGGAAAGGTGATCTACCTTGGCGATGAGATCTCGATGGACTCGATGCGCCTCTGGGACAAAAAGACCGGAGAATCGCTGGACAAGGACGTGTACCGGTTCGACAAGGGCGACGTCATGGCGACCTACAACCGTGTGGCAAAGAGGATCATCGAATAA
- the cofG gene encoding 7,8-didemethyl-8-hydroxy-5-deazariboflavin synthase CofG gives MAHRTITYSRNIFLPLTTVCRNRCGYCCFRTPVQDGCLLAPEVVEETIKKGAVLGCTEALFTFGERPELEPGFIPCLQKAGYGRFLDYVYEMCRKSIHYGLLPHTNAGILTYNEMDRLREVNASMGIMLETTADVPAHHNSPGKKPEVRIEMMEDAGRLKIPFTTGLLLGIGETPVDREESLEVIRAMHRRFGHIQEVIIQNFCPKPGTPMEGTPEPTTREICATIRQAREILPRDIAIQIPPNLIDAQALIPCGVDDLGGVSPLTIDYVNPEHPWPEIGRLKEIVGDAELKERLCIYPHFIERGWYPPVLQPLINRLAHTLDKRKNP, from the coding sequence ATGGCGCACCGCACCATAACCTATTCCCGAAATATATTTCTCCCGCTCACCACCGTCTGCCGGAACCGGTGCGGGTACTGCTGCTTCCGGACACCGGTACAGGACGGGTGCCTGCTTGCGCCGGAGGTTGTGGAAGAGACGATAAAAAAAGGGGCTGTGCTGGGGTGCACCGAGGCTCTTTTTACCTTTGGCGAACGCCCCGAACTGGAGCCCGGGTTCATCCCCTGTCTCCAAAAGGCCGGGTACGGGAGGTTCCTTGACTATGTGTACGAAATGTGCAGGAAGTCTATTCATTACGGTTTGCTCCCTCACACCAATGCCGGCATCCTGACGTATAATGAGATGGACAGGCTCCGTGAAGTGAACGCAAGCATGGGGATCATGCTCGAGACCACTGCTGATGTCCCCGCCCACCATAACTCCCCGGGAAAAAAACCGGAAGTCCGGATTGAAATGATGGAGGATGCCGGAAGGCTTAAGATTCCGTTTACCACCGGGCTCCTGCTGGGCATCGGTGAGACACCGGTGGATCGGGAGGAATCCCTTGAAGTGATCCGCGCCATGCACCGGCGTTTCGGGCACATTCAGGAAGTGATCATCCAGAATTTCTGCCCCAAGCCCGGAACGCCGATGGAGGGCACCCCCGAACCGACAACCCGCGAGATCTGCGCAACCATCAGGCAGGCCCGCGAGATCCTCCCCCGCGATATCGCCATCCAGATCCCCCCCAACCTGATCGATGCGCAGGCGCTCATCCCCTGCGGGGTGGATGACCTTGGGGGCGTCTCCCCGCTCACGATCGATTACGTGAACCCGGAGCACCCGTGGCCGGAGATCGGCCGGCTCAAAGAAATTGTCGGCGACGCGGAACTCAAAGAGCGCCTATGCATCTACCCGCACTTCATCGAGCGTGGGTGGTACCCCCCTGTCCTGCAACCCCTAATAAACAGGCTCGCACATACATTAGATAAGAGGAAAAATCCGTGA
- a CDS encoding MFS transporter — protein MSEDPAARKSKAYRLIILFGIVAMLGDVVYEGGRSVAGPFLFTLGASAFTVAFVAGFGEFAGYAIRIATGYLADKSKQYWAFVIAGYLMIGAIPLLVWAGNWEIAALLLIAERIGKALRSPSKDAILSHATSAVGRGWGFGLHEALDQIGAVAGPMLFVLALATGGGYRGGFGLLAIPFALLLVALLIAWRSMPDPAAFEPAAGSVPGERKRKGSSRQIRLYAVFTALTMAGFVVFPLLAFHFKALSIVSDAEIPAFYAIAMAVDAIVALGAGRAYDRYGLAVLGAIPVVGLAIPLIVFFPLYSAALAGAVLWGASMGMQETVLRAAVADFTPPGGRGFAYGVFNTIYGGSWFAGSLVIGALYEFNISYAAAFMVVMQCAALPVLWQVAKTQKNLSEQEPDR, from the coding sequence ATGAGTGAAGACCCCGCAGCCCGGAAATCAAAAGCGTACCGGCTCATCATCCTCTTTGGCATCGTTGCCATGCTCGGAGATGTCGTGTATGAAGGGGGACGGAGCGTTGCCGGCCCGTTCCTCTTCACGCTGGGCGCGTCTGCCTTTACCGTTGCGTTCGTTGCCGGGTTCGGTGAATTTGCAGGATACGCGATCCGTATTGCCACGGGATATCTCGCGGACAAGTCAAAGCAGTACTGGGCATTTGTGATCGCCGGCTACCTGATGATCGGGGCGATCCCGCTCCTCGTGTGGGCCGGCAACTGGGAGATCGCGGCACTCCTGCTCATCGCAGAGCGGATCGGAAAGGCCCTCCGTTCACCTTCAAAGGATGCAATACTGTCGCATGCTACCTCAGCGGTAGGGAGGGGGTGGGGCTTTGGTCTCCATGAGGCGCTTGACCAGATCGGCGCTGTTGCCGGGCCGATGCTCTTTGTGCTCGCCCTTGCAACTGGAGGGGGATACAGGGGCGGGTTTGGACTTCTTGCCATCCCGTTTGCACTTCTTCTCGTTGCGTTACTCATTGCATGGAGGAGCATGCCGGATCCTGCCGCATTCGAACCTGCAGCCGGTTCCGTACCCGGTGAGAGAAAAAGAAAGGGCAGCTCGCGCCAGATCCGGCTGTATGCAGTCTTTACTGCGCTGACAATGGCGGGATTTGTGGTCTTTCCCCTGCTCGCGTTCCATTTCAAGGCACTTTCGATCGTGTCCGATGCAGAGATCCCTGCGTTCTACGCGATCGCCATGGCGGTCGATGCCATCGTGGCACTCGGTGCCGGCAGGGCGTACGACCGGTACGGGCTCGCAGTGCTCGGGGCAATCCCGGTTGTCGGCCTTGCCATCCCGCTTATCGTGTTCTTTCCATTATATAGTGCAGCACTGGCCGGTGCGGTGCTCTGGGGTGCTTCCATGGGTATGCAGGAGACGGTGCTCCGCGCTGCAGTCGCTGATTTTACGCCACCGGGTGGCCGGGGATTTGCCTACGGTGTCTTCAACACGATCTATGGCGGCTCATGGTTTGCCGGCAGTCTTGTCATCGGGGCATTGTATGAATTCAACATCAGCTATGCCGCTGCCTTCATGGTCGTCATGCAGTGTGCTGCGCTCCCGGTCCTGTGGCAGGTGGCAAAAACACAGAAAAACCTGTCAGAGCAAGAGCCGGACCGGTAA
- the cofC gene encoding 2-phospho-L-lactate guanylyltransferase, giving the protein MTVAVAVIPFKPKNPKTRLSCVLDEQEREAFAESMLSDVVAAVKDADCQPVILSTELFDSELVQVTIQEKGLSDALNEYLACAISKVLIIMADIPLADEASIQQVLSTQKDMAIVPGRGGGTNVIYLKEPSKYHVDYYGGSFLKHMKIAQECGLSCEVIDSFLLHTDIDEKEDLVELLIHGTGKSRAFLLERGFAIITDDKGRVGVERRSP; this is encoded by the coding sequence ATGACCGTGGCAGTGGCAGTCATCCCGTTCAAGCCGAAAAATCCCAAGACCCGACTCTCGTGCGTTCTTGACGAACAGGAACGGGAAGCGTTTGCCGAATCGATGCTCTCAGATGTGGTCGCTGCAGTAAAAGATGCAGACTGCCAGCCAGTAATCCTCAGCACCGAGCTATTTGACTCCGAACTGGTGCAGGTTACGATTCAGGAAAAGGGACTATCCGACGCCCTGAATGAATACCTTGCCTGTGCAATAAGCAAAGTCCTTATCATCATGGCAGATATCCCGCTCGCGGACGAGGCATCGATTCAACAGGTGCTTTCCACACAAAAGGATATGGCAATCGTGCCGGGGCGTGGCGGGGGCACCAATGTGATCTACCTCAAGGAACCCTCAAAGTATCATGTCGATTATTATGGCGGGAGCTTTTTAAAGCACATGAAGATTGCGCAGGAGTGCGGGCTCTCCTGTGAGGTTATCGACTCTTTTCTGCTGCACACGGACATCGATGAAAAGGAAGACCTTGTTGAGCTCCTGATCCACGGGACTGGGAAGAGCCGGGCGTTCCTTCTTGAACGGGGTTTTGCGATCATAACCGACGACAAAGGCCGGGTCGGGGTCGAGAGGCGTTCCCCGTAA
- a CDS encoding HAMP domain-containing sensor histidine kinase, whose amino-acid sequence MSPNLPDSRNPTRYDEPSATSGSGEPDREDLLRALALAEKKLEIVGSVTRHDALNQLTAIMGYNELLGTMVQDKEQQNFLEIERRSSEKMRRIFAYSKVYQSIGLEPPVWQNFGMLIRFARDEVDTGNVAIRSDVDACSVFAAPLFVKVLVYLFDNAARHGKSTTGIQIRLRQNGQDAVLCIEDDGVGVHDGDKEKIFDKGFGKYTGWGLFVARDILAANGMTIKETGTAGAGACFEIRIPAERIRIGTGPVRT is encoded by the coding sequence ATGTCTCCGAACCTTCCCGACTCCCGGAATCCGACAAGATATGATGAACCGAGTGCAACGTCTGGCTCCGGCGAGCCGGATCGTGAAGACCTTCTGCGGGCACTTGCACTTGCGGAAAAGAAACTGGAGATCGTAGGCAGTGTCACCCGGCACGATGCGCTTAACCAGCTCACCGCGATTATGGGCTATAACGAGCTTCTGGGCACCATGGTGCAGGATAAGGAACAACAGAATTTCCTTGAGATCGAACGCAGGTCATCAGAAAAGATGCGGCGGATCTTTGCGTACTCGAAAGTATACCAGAGTATCGGACTTGAACCGCCCGTCTGGCAGAATTTCGGGATGCTGATCAGGTTTGCCCGGGATGAGGTGGATACTGGTAACGTCGCGATCCGGTCGGACGTGGATGCCTGCTCGGTATTTGCTGCCCCCCTCTTTGTAAAAGTTCTTGTGTATCTCTTTGACAACGCGGCCAGGCATGGGAAGAGCACGACCGGAATTCAGATCCGGCTCCGGCAGAACGGTCAGGATGCAGTGCTATGTATCGAAGATGACGGTGTCGGGGTGCATGACGGAGATAAAGAGAAAATCTTTGACAAAGGCTTCGGGAAATATACGGGATGGGGTCTCTTTGTCGCCCGCGACATCCTTGCGGCAAACGGCATGACTATTAAGGAGACGGGCACCGCAGGAGCCGGTGCGTGTTTTGAGATACGGATCCCTGCAGAGCGTATACGGATAGGAACCGGCCCTGTCCGCACCTGA